In Plodia interpunctella isolate USDA-ARS_2022_Savannah chromosome 1, ilPloInte3.2, whole genome shotgun sequence, one DNA window encodes the following:
- the LOC135310063 gene encoding uncharacterized protein LOC135310063 translates to MACLILGAIFFTTIGSGLSQTTGKNFGPYDLLWTTFETCKGPKQKSCGPFEIRDKRNMSDILFVMDFPRDCAVNMVRVTIGSKQKENTNKLWNYSLDEPCQHFVMGPILIESFNLTAKRCKINKGNYEVHLNLVEKTTNFLGNKFFYGTYDFKVNAYNKFSNFFCAHSVLEVKPIIEN, encoded by the exons atggcCTGTTTAATTCTTGgagctatattttttactacgaTTGGTAGTGGGCTGAGTCAAACAACAGGAAAGAATTTT GGTCCATATGATCTTCTTTGGACTACGTTCGAAACTTGTAAAGGGCCAAAGCAAAAAAGTTGTGGTCCCTTCGAAATACGAGATAAAAGGAATATGTCTGATATACTCTTCGTTATGGATTTCCCCAGGGATTGTGCAGTaaatatg GTAAGAGTAACAATAGGTTCAAAGCAGAAAGAGAACACAAATAAACTCTGGAACTACTCTCTAGATGAACCTTGCCAACATTTCGTGATGGGACCTATTCTAATTGAGTCCTTCAACCTCACTGCCAAACGCTGCAAAATCAATAAG GGCAATTATGAAGTACACCTCAATCTGGTGGAGAAAACGACCAACTTCCTCGGAAACAAGTTCTTTTACGGCACTTATGATTTCAAAGTAAATGCTTACAACAAATTCAGCAACTTCTTTTGTGCCCACTCGGTACTAGAAGTAAAACcgattattgaaaattaa